A region from the Anaerolineae bacterium genome encodes:
- the murC gene encoding UDP-N-acetylmuramate--L-alanine ligase, with amino-acid sequence MPNIHLIGIGGAGLSAIATVLLQQGYTVSGSDMQASEATARLTQLGATIFIGHRPENLADNLDTVIVSSAIPPHNPELAAARERGLKMVKRAEWLGRMMRDKVGLAIAGTHGKTTTTGMAAFLFREMGREPTYIVGGFIPQLETNAAAGQGDVFIIEADEYDHMFLGLRPIVAVITTVEWDHPDIFPTRQSLRKAFADFGQLVPPHGLVIGCGDDPGARETLKAALAKTTTYGLGEENDWWAVNVQSNRRGGYDFQVIHAPTGGSPLAAVSLTVPGLHNVYNALAVLAMARQQGLDVAQAAGILGRFAGVSRRFELKGEANGITVIDDYAHHPTEIRATLAAARARFGDRPLWAVFQPHTFSRTMALLNDFAGAFDNADHVIIVDIFASRETDAGLVNSKDILNRMNHPDARYLGPLLEATDYLVSHLAPPAVLLTLGAGDGYQVGEWVLERLNVKRSMSGERNNQ; translated from the coding sequence GTGCCTAACATTCACCTCATCGGCATCGGCGGCGCGGGTTTAAGTGCCATTGCCACCGTACTTTTACAACAAGGTTATACCGTTTCCGGCTCCGACATGCAGGCGTCAGAAGCAACCGCGCGGCTAACCCAGTTGGGTGCAACCATTTTCATTGGCCACCGGCCTGAAAATCTGGCCGACAACCTGGACACGGTCATCGTTTCCTCGGCCATTCCGCCCCATAATCCCGAATTGGCCGCCGCGCGAGAACGTGGCCTGAAGATGGTCAAACGGGCCGAATGGCTGGGCCGGATGATGCGCGATAAGGTGGGCCTTGCCATTGCCGGAACGCACGGCAAAACGACCACCACCGGCATGGCGGCTTTTTTGTTCCGGGAGATGGGCCGGGAACCAACTTATATTGTGGGTGGTTTTATCCCTCAGTTGGAGACCAATGCCGCCGCCGGTCAGGGAGATGTTTTTATCATCGAAGCTGACGAGTATGACCACATGTTTTTGGGACTACGACCAATAGTGGCCGTGATAACCACCGTTGAATGGGACCATCCCGACATCTTTCCCACGCGGCAGAGTTTGCGCAAAGCTTTTGCCGATTTTGGGCAACTGGTCCCGCCGCATGGTCTGGTGATTGGCTGCGGCGATGACCCCGGCGCGCGGGAAACGCTTAAAGCGGCGCTGGCCAAAACGACCACTTACGGTTTGGGAGAAGAGAATGATTGGTGGGCGGTCAACGTGCAATCCAATCGGCGAGGGGGGTATGATTTTCAAGTGATTCATGCTCCTACGGGTGGTTCGCCGCTGGCTGCTGTTTCGCTGACTGTACCGGGATTGCATAACGTTTATAACGCCCTGGCTGTGTTGGCGATGGCCCGGCAGCAGGGGCTTGATGTGGCGCAGGCAGCCGGAATTTTGGGACGGTTTGCAGGCGTCAGCCGTCGTTTTGAGTTAAAGGGTGAGGCTAATGGTATCACGGTGATTGACGATTACGCCCACCATCCCACCGAGATCAGGGCCACCCTGGCTGCTGCCCGCGCCCGTTTTGGCGACCGCCCGCTATGGGCTGTTTTTCAGCCCCATACCTTTAGCCGGACGATGGCGCTGCTGAATGATTTTGCGGGCGCTTTTGACAACGCCGATCACGTGATCATTGTTGATATTTTTGCCTCGCGGGAAACCGACGCGGGCTTGGTCAATAGTAAAGATATTTTGAACCGGATGAATCATCCCGACGCTCGCTACCTGGGGCCGTTGCTTGAGGCTACCGATTATCTGGTTTCGCATCTGGCGCCGCCGGCGGTGTTACTCACCCTGGGGGCGGGCGACGGCTACCAGGTGGGCGAATGGGTGTTAGAGCGTTTAAACGTTAAACGTTCAATGAGTGGAGAAAGGAACAACCAATG
- a CDS encoding CvpA family protein — translation MEIDWMLLTYLVVGFFAVIGFFRGWWKEAITILFLAVLLLLLQRPDWAQVVVDFINWIIAVVWQFVVNLFGLTPTIGPFQFNASSPGTWIAILLLVLGFSAVFASLILPTSLRRLPSKVYKVGPLARILGLFLGAINGFLIISLVREYLDGRALPGNTPPETEIAVAGSSAFGPASTNISIQAVNLPQFTIMDSYIPWLIVGIGLLIFFIALRNRIIISTSKDGRKVEYKLPYGYKEWMIEEKKPDDKKKDEEKNKDKS, via the coding sequence ATGGAAATTGATTGGATGTTGCTCACCTATCTTGTTGTTGGTTTCTTCGCCGTTATCGGATTTTTTAGGGGTTGGTGGAAGGAAGCCATTACGATTCTTTTCCTGGCAGTTTTGTTATTATTGTTACAACGACCAGATTGGGCACAGGTTGTAGTTGACTTTATAAATTGGATAATTGCTGTAGTGTGGCAGTTTGTGGTCAATTTGTTTGGTCTTACCCCTACTATTGGTCCGTTTCAGTTCAATGCTTCAAGCCCGGGGACATGGATTGCAATTTTACTTTTAGTTCTCGGGTTTTCTGCTGTGTTTGCCAGTCTGATCCTCCCAACTTCGCTTAGACGGTTACCCTCGAAAGTATATAAGGTTGGACCTCTCGCCAGAATATTGGGATTATTTTTGGGGGCCATAAATGGTTTTCTGATCATAAGTTTGGTTAGAGAATATCTAGATGGTCGGGCTTTACCTGGTAATACACCTCCTGAAACAGAAATAGCGGTGGCGGGCAGCAGCGCGTTTGGCCCGGCCTCAACCAATATCTCAATCCAAGCAGTGAACTTACCCCAATTCACAATTATGGACAGCTACATCCCGTGGTTGATCGTTGGGATTGGTTTGTTGATTTTTTTTATTGCTTTAAGGAATCGTATTATCATCTCAACATCAAAAGATGGTCGCAAGGTAGAATATAAACTACCTTATGGTTACAAAGAATGGATGATTGAAGAAAAGAAACCGGATGATAAAAAGAAAGACGAAGAAAAAAATAAGGACAAGAGTTAG
- the murG gene encoding undecaprenyldiphospho-muramoylpentapeptide beta-N-acetylglucosaminyltransferase, whose product MRLIISGGGTGGHVYPALAVVQELARQHSDLEILWVGSRGGMEETLVERAGLKIELISAEGIRGKNPVAFGRGLWALAQGYRRSRQIIRRFRPEVLFVTGGYVCVPIALAARGADLPVIIYLPDVEPGLAIKFLARLANRVAVTTVEAKQFFKPGLAVVTGYPVRAELFAMQKQGQAVARRELDLHGDLPVLLVLGGSRGARSINQAITNQIQDYLSVCQVVHVTGTLDEQWVWSRWAELPEELQARYHVWAYLHDKMMAALVAADLVVSRAGASVMGEFPAAGLPAVLVPYPHAGAHQMLNAQYLAQHQAALILDNADLNEKLKDTVLNLLKDPKKLAAMSQASQNLARPEAAACLAQEIVEVQRVTN is encoded by the coding sequence GTGAGATTGATCATATCCGGCGGCGGAACCGGGGGGCACGTTTATCCGGCCCTGGCCGTCGTCCAAGAGCTGGCGCGGCAGCACAGTGATTTGGAAATTCTCTGGGTCGGCAGCCGGGGCGGGATGGAAGAAACTCTGGTTGAACGGGCCGGTTTAAAAATTGAATTAATTTCGGCGGAGGGAATACGTGGCAAAAATCCCGTGGCGTTTGGGCGCGGATTATGGGCACTGGCCCAGGGTTATCGCCGCAGCCGCCAAATTATCCGTCGGTTTCGGCCTGAGGTGTTGTTTGTGACCGGTGGTTACGTGTGTGTGCCAATTGCGCTAGCTGCTCGAGGGGCCGACCTGCCGGTGATCATTTATTTGCCGGATGTTGAACCGGGACTGGCGATTAAGTTTCTGGCCCGGTTGGCCAATCGGGTGGCAGTGACCACTGTCGAAGCAAAGCAATTCTTTAAGCCTGGCCTGGCGGTGGTCACTGGGTATCCGGTGCGGGCGGAGTTGTTTGCCATGCAAAAGCAAGGCCAGGCTGTCGCCCGGCGAGAACTGGATTTGCACGGCGACCTGCCGGTGTTGTTGGTTTTGGGCGGTAGCCGGGGTGCCCGCAGTATCAACCAGGCTATCACCAATCAGATTCAAGATTATCTGTCGGTGTGCCAGGTGGTGCATGTGACCGGCACGCTGGATGAGCAGTGGGTTTGGTCCAGGTGGGCCGAGTTGCCGGAAGAATTGCAGGCTCGCTATCACGTGTGGGCCTATTTGCATGATAAAATGATGGCCGCTTTGGTGGCGGCTGATCTGGTGGTATCGCGGGCCGGCGCCAGCGTGATGGGCGAGTTCCCGGCAGCAGGTTTACCGGCGGTGCTTGTGCCGTATCCTCACGCGGGGGCGCATCAAATGTTGAACGCGCAATACCTGGCCCAACATCAGGCGGCGCTTATTTTGGATAATGCTGATTTGAACGAAAAATTAAAGGATACGGTACTCAATTTACTGAAAGACCCAAAAAAGTTGGCGGCCATGAGCCAAGCCAGCCAAAACCTGGCCAGGCCAGAGGCGGCGGCTTGTTTAGCCCAGGAGATTGTGGAGGTCCAGCGTGTTACAAATTAA